Below is a window of Arabidopsis thaliana chromosome 2, partial sequence DNA.
TCAATTCCTCGTCACCCACATCTTCTGGGAAAATCACTCTCCTCTTTCATGGAAGCTTCTCGAAAAAGCTATATCCGTCAATATTGTCCCTCCCCTACTTGTCCTCGCCCTTCTCTCCCCAAGGTAACAATGAGTCGTCCGTCTACTAATTGCTCTTCTAATGGTTCTCATCATTTATGCTACTTGTTGAAATATTCCCCTCAAGCTGTCTGTAATAGGCTCATTGCCGTTGGGTtatcacttttctttttctttttatcaccaGGCTCATGTACAAGATCACTACagtttttaattctttatgGTTTGGTAATTTTAGGGTAATCCCAAACAGAAAGCTTCATCCCGCAGCCTATAGGCTCTATATGGAACTCCTCAAGAGACATGCATTCTCATTCATGCCTCTAATCAGAGCACCAGGATATCACAAGTGAGTTCCTTATCTCAGTTAAACCttgttttctccaaaaaagttatttatttttggcaGTGTAATAAGATATTAATGTAAAAGTTTTTACATGCGTAATCATAATGctaatttttcttctcctaGTTTGTAAAATGCATACTAATGTTGTTGTTACAAATGAACAGAACAATGAATTCCATCGATGATATCCTCCATCTTTCTGAAACCTTTGGTGTCCAAGATCAAGAACCGGGAAGTATTCTCCTTGCATTTGTCTTCTCCATTGTCTGGGAGCTACTTGATGCATCCCTAGACGAGGAAGGGCTTTTAGAACTGACATCTAATAAGAGATCTAAATGGCCAAGCAGCCCACACGACATGGATTTAGACGGGCTGGAAAATTCTGTGAAGAGAAATGAAAACCATGATGCACTAGAGAAAGCAAACACTGAAATGGCTATCGAGCTAATCCAAGAATTTTTGCAGAATAAAGTCACATCGAGGATTCTTCATTTGGCAAGTCAAAACATGTAAGACCTTTTAACTAGCACCCCTTATTTTTCTCTAGTTgtctgatttttttcattgtaGACACTGCTGGCCCCATGAGCTTGATTTCTTGCAAATGAATTTAAATTGTAACAATTTCTTCAGATTAATTTCTCAACCAAGCCCTCTAAGTTTCCTTTCTCTTCAGGGCAACACACTGGGAAGATTTCAGTCAGCGCTTTAGAGTACTGGCAACCAAATCAATGACAGTGAggaaatcaaaacatattaatcCAGAAGCCCTAACACAGCTGGCATATCATACACGAAAATTTCTTGAAAGGGAGAGCAAGACCATCCCTCGAGGAGAATTTCATGCGATTGTCTCCTCTGGTTCTAAGTTAGCATTGACCAGTGATTCTGCACTTTGGTTGCCCATTGATCTTTTCTTCGAAGACATAATGGATGGGACACAAGCTGCAGCAGCTAGCGCTGTTGAAAATCTAACCGGTTAGAAGATTTATCTCTATTTTTCGTTCGTGCATTTCTTCTCTCGTACTCATCtacatatttattattatggGCTTTATTTTCAACACAAGCAAACAATTGCAGGTCTTGTAAAAGCATTGCAAGCAGCTAATAGTACATCATGGCATGATGCCTTTCTAGCTCTATGGTTAGCAGCCTTACGCCTTGTGCAAAGGGTAGGTATCTATTCCGACAATACTAAGAATTTTAAGCTCTTAGCGGTAGGGTAGGTTGTTCTGGTCTTGGTGCTTTTAGGAGAATCTATGTCTGCGTTATTGCTTTTTCATGCATATGTTGGAAATATTATCTGAAGTAAGTACTAACATGTGTGAGGCACCCACTTCTGTTGCACATATAAACTTATGCATGATTCATAATTAGAAGGTCATATTATGAGAACGTCGAGCgttatgaatattttaaatttctgaGTCACATACTTCTTTAAGTCTACTGACAAATATATGTTGTAATTTGAAGGAAAGAGATCCAATCGAGGGTCCTGTGCCCCGCACCGACACTTTTCTTTGTGTATTACTTTCTGTCACTCCACTTGCAGTTGCCAATAttatcgaagaagaagaaagtcagTGGATTGATCAAACTTCGTCTAGTCCAAGCAACCAgtggaaagagaaaaaaggaaaatgtcGACAAGGATTAATTAATAGCTTACAACAACTTGGTGATTATGAAAGCTTGTTGACACCACCTCGTTCTGTACAGTCCGTTGCCAATCAAGCTGCTGCTAAAGCAATTATGTTCATCTCCGGCATTACAAATAGTAATGGATCCTATGAAAATACAAGCATGAGCGAATCTGCAAGTGGCTGCTGTAAGTAAACttgctatttattttttgctcTTTCAATGTTAAACTGATCCAGCATtctggttttgaattttgatcaaGAGTGCGGTTTTCCTTGTTTACTCTAAAGATGTTTGTTGTTATGGGTGTGTATCTGCTCTGGTTTTATTTGTGGTTGTGACGGCTTAGGGTTCTTCATTGTAGATGTTTGTTAGTTTTCTCTCTAGTGCCATGCTATTTTGCTTGTTCTTCCTCGTCATTTTAGACTATTAACTGTGTATTTGAATGTGACTGGTTTTGTAATTGTGACATGTGTTGGCACAGCTGGTAACATGCGCCATCTGATAGTGGAAGCTTGTATCTCCAGAAATCTGTTGGACACATCTGCATATCTCTGGCCAGGCTTTGTAATTGGGGGAACCAATCAAGTTCCTCAAGTTATACCCAGTAACATTTCTTGTTGGTCTCTAGTGATGAAGGGTTCTCCTCTAACACCGTCATTGACAAATTCACTAATCACAACTCCAGCTTCTAGGTATGTTACATCTATGATCGATCTCtgtttatgtttctctttagGACATTAGTTTAAACGGGGCATTGatagaaaaaatacaatatttcAAGTTTGcatgtttaaattaaaatagcAATTTCAATTACTAGAGCCTGTTTTTTAGTTGACTATTGTCTATTTCCAAGACTCTGTAAGTGGAGTTCTCCGTTTTTTTAACCTTCCCAGCTGTAAAGCAACTGAATTAAGCTCATTAATGTTATGGAAGCTTAGCAGAGATTGAAAAGATGTACGAGGTTGCAACTACTGGTtcagaagatgagaagataGCCGTGGCTTCTATTCTCTGTGGAGCATCTCTGTTTCGTGGTTGGAGCATACAGGTATGTTTGGCACTTAGATTCAACTTCtgtgatcttctttttctagaaAGTTTTATTGCTCCCATTGCTCCACCTCAGATCTTCTTTCTGCAGCCTCCTCATCTCTTATGGTTAACCCGATCTCTGATTAATATCAGGAGCATGTTATTATCTTCATTGTAACTTTACTTTCGCCTCCGGCTCCAGCTGATCTTTCTGGGAGTTATAGCCATCTAATCAATTCTGCGCCGTTTCTTAATGTTCTTCTTGTCGGGATATCACCCATAGATTGTGTTCACATTTTCTCATTGCACGGGGTGGTAGGTTTTACTTTTCCTCTTCAACTTGTGTTATTTGACAATGAACGAAGAATGTTCTGTTTTCAATGGGTTAGTATTTATGCTTCTTTTGCCAGGTCCCATTACTTGCTGGTGCTTTGATGCCAATATGTGAAGCGTTTGGCTCCGGCGTTCCAAACATTACGTGGACTCTCCCGACTGGCGAATTAATCTCCTCTCATGCTGTTTTCTCCACTGCATTTACACTTCTTCTGAGGCTATGGAGATTTGATCACCCACCACTAGATTACGTCTTGGGAGATGTTCCCCCGGTGGGCCCTCAACCCAGCCCTGAGTATCTGTTGTTAGTAAGAAATTGCCGTCTGGAATGTTTTGGAAAGTCCCCAAAGGATCGCATGGCACGTCGAAGATTTTCGAAAGTGATAGATATCTCTGTGGATCCCATCTTCATGGATTCATTCCCCAGACTGAAACAGTGGTACCGGCAGCATCAGGAATGTATGGCTTCAATTCTCTCTGAACTAAAGACAGGAAGCCCAGTGCATCACATTGTCGATTCCCTCCTTAGCATGATGTTCAAGAAGGCAAACAAAGGTGGTAGTCAGTCACTGACCCCATCTTCAGGGAGCAGTAGTTTATCTACTTCTGGAGGTGATGACTCGTCTGATCAACTCAAGTTACCTGCATGGGATATCTTGGAAGCGGCMCCGTTTGTGCTTGATGCTGCTCTAACTGCTTGTGCTCATGGATCACTCTCTCCCCGGGAACTAGCAACAGGTTTGTCCATTCCCTGAAACTATAGAAAGTGTTATCTGCTTAATGACAAGGGGATACTTACCTACATCTGACGATCATAAGCTATTTTATTGTCTTACTGTCTGGATGCATCATAAACGCTACTTCAGAAGGTAGCTAATAGTTGGGTGGGCGAGATCTTAATCTGTCCCTTGATTTGTTTCAGGTCTTAAAATCTTGGCTGATTTTCTGCCGGCAACACTTGGAACCATGGTTAGCTACTTTTCTTCGGAAGTAACACGAGGTCTGTGGAAGCCCGTTTCCATGAACGGAACTGACTGGCCTAGTCCTGCTGCAAATTTAGCAAGCGTTGAGCAACAGATAGAGAAGATCTTAGCAGCTACTGGCGTTGACGTACCAAGGCTTCCAGCAGGTAATGCTTTTCTTCTCTAAGGATAATGGATATTCTCAGGTGTCCAGGGGTTT
It encodes the following:
- the REF4 gene encoding reduced epidermal fluorescence 4 (REDUCED EPIDERMAL FLUORESCENCE 4 (REF4); BEST Arabidopsis thaliana protein match is: REF4-related 1 (TAIR:AT3G23590.1); Has 140 Blast hits to 138 proteins in 18 species: Archae - 0; Bacteria - 0; Metazoa - 0; Fungi - 0; Plants - 140; Viruses - 0; Other Eukaryotes - 0 (source: NCBI BLink).); this encodes MAPSEFQPSLWESVTSLIRSAQEKNVDPLHWALQLRLTLASAGISLPSPDLAQFLVTHIFWENHSPLSWKLLEKAISVNIVPPLLVLALLSPRVIPNRKLHPAAYRLYMELLKRHAFSFMPLIRAPGYHKTMNSIDDILHLSETFGVQDQEPGSILLAFVFSIVWELLDASLDEEGLLELTSNKRSKWPSSPHDMDLDGLENSVKRNENHDALEKANTEMAIELIQEFLQNKVTSRILHLASQNMESKTIPRGEFHAIVSSGSKLALTSDSALWLPIDLFFEDIMDGTQAAAASAVENLTGLVKALQAANSTSWHDAFLALWLAALRLVQRENLCLRYCFFMHMLEILSEERDPIEGPVPRTDTFLCVLLSVTPLAVANIIEEEESQWIDQTSSSPSNQWKEKKGKCRQGLINSLQQLGDYESLLTPPRSVQSVANQAAAKAIMFISGITNSNGSYENTSMSESASGCCKVRFSLFTLKMFVVMGVYLLCNISCWSLVMKGSPLTPSLTNSLITTPASSLAEIEKMYEVATTGSEDEKIAVASILCGASLFRGWSIQEHVIIFIVTLLSPPAPADLSGSYSHLINSAPFLNVLLVGISPIDCVHIFSLHGVVPLLAGALMPICEAFGSGVPNITWTLPTGELISSHAVFSTAFTLLLRLWRFDHPPLDYVLGDVPPVGPQPSPEYLLLVRNCRLECFGKSPKDRMARRRFSKVIDISVDPIFMDSFPRLKQWYRQHQECMASILSELKTGSPVHHIVDSLLSMMFKKANKGGSQSLTPSSGSSSLSTSGGDDSSDQLKLPAWDILEAAPFVLDAALTACAHGSLSPRELATGLKILADFLPATLGTMVSYFSSEVTRGLWKPVSMNGTDWPSPAANLASVEQQIEKILAATGVDVPRLPADGISAATLPLPLAALVSLTITYKLDKATERFLVLVGPALDSLAAACPWPCMPIVTSLWTQKVKRWSDFLIFSASRTVFHHNRDAVIQLLRSCFTCTLGLTPTSQLCSYGGVGALLGHGFGSRYSGGISTAAPGILYIKVHRSIRDVMFLTEEILSLLMFSVKSIATRELPAGQAEKLKKTKDGSRYGIGQVSLSLAMRRVKLAASLGASLVWISGGLNLVQALIKETLPSWFISVHGEEDELGGMVPMLRGYALAYFAILSSAFAWGVDSSYPASKRRPRVLWLHLEFMVSALEGKISLGCDWATWQAYVTGFVSLMVQCTPAWVLEVDVEVIKRLSKSLRQWNEQDLALALLCAGGLGTMGAATELIVETCHQH